In the Anaerolineae bacterium genome, CTCCCACTACCACGCCGACCGCCCAAAACAAAACACCCCTTGCCCAAGGGAGATTGGGCAGGGGGTGCTGGTTGCATTGGGGGGTAAAACGTGCTATACTCTCACTTGCAAGCAGCTATCACCTGCTTGCTTCGCCCCTCTTGGGCGCACAACGCCCCGAGGGGCGTTATATTCATTGCGGGGATGATTAGGTTGGAAAAGTGCTGGAGCAAAGATAACACACTTATCCATCTTTGTCAAGATGGATAAGTAAAATTAATAAAAAGAGCTGATTAACAGCTCAATGAATTTATCGAATCACCTTATGATAAGGATTGCTGACTTCGTTTTTGTTTATAAGGGGTACCGTCCTGATTGAATAGCTTTCGGCCCTTAATTCCCTTTTTATGGTAAATTTCGGCACTATAAGCAACATCGGCTTTATCAATCAAGACTTTTTGTCCTTTCCGCCCCAATTGGGTAATAACCCCGGTTTCCATCCAACGGTAAATTGTCACGTAAGGGACTTTAAACTCTTTTGCAGCTTCATTGATGCCTATGCCAGTTCCCTTAAAGTGAGCATGCTTTTGATACTCCGGTAAGTCCTCTTTGCGGAGACCTTTTACTTCAATTGCTTCATTGCGTACTTCTTCTTCGCTCACAAGCACCTCATTGCTTTCAGGAATGATACCAGCGCGTATTTTACCCGTCTCAATGAGCAGGCGCAAGTGATCTTCTTCAAGCCCGTATTTTTGAGCTGCTTCCGAAAGGGAGAGAAAAGTTGGAAGTGCGACCATAGACAACTTCTTTATAAGCATTCAATATCAGTTGTAAATATCCGACGCCACTATCCCAAGCTGCTATAACTAGGAGGCGACGACGGGATTTGAACCCGTGATCAGGGTTTTGCAGACCCTTGCCTTACCACTTGGCCACGTCGCCATGCTGACAAAAAGAGCGGGCGATGGGACTCGAACCCACGACCTTCTCCTTGGCAAGGAGACGTTCTACCAACTGAACCACGCCCGCATCTTCGACCTCCAGGGCCGACAATGCCGAGAGCCAGAATCGAACTGGCGACACCATGATTTTCAGTCATGTGCTCTACCAACTGAGCTATCTCGGCCGACCAGTATCTGTGTTCTTGCACCTATATTTTACCCATGCTTTTGGGGATTGTCTAGGGTATTTTTTCCAAACCATCCCGCTTTCAAATGATGTATAATCCACCCAACGGAGAAATCTGCATGGAAATCGTCTGGTTTGGTTTATCTTGTTTCCGCCTGACCGAGCGCGGCATGGCAAGCGTCGTCACCGACCCCTATGACCATCAGGTAGTCGGCTACGAACCTTTGAAGCTCAAAGCCGATATCGTCACCATCAGCCACGAAGCGCCAGGTCACGCCAATTTCAACGCCGTCAAAGGGCGCTCCCACGTTTTACGCGGGCCGGGTGAATATGAAATCGGCGGCGTATTCATCACCGGCGTTCAAACGAATGGACAGGGAAAACGCGATCCGAATGAACCTCGCAACACCCTCTACGTTTTTGATTATAATGGAGTCACGGTAGCGCACCTGGGCGATATCCGCCGCGTGCCCAGTCAAACGGAGGTAGAAGCGCTGGGGAATGTCAACATCGCCCTCGTACCGGTCGGAGGTGGAGGCGGTCTGAGCGCCGCCAAAGCTGCCGAGATCGTCAGCCTGCTTGAACCTGGCATCGTAATTCCCATGCACTATCACACGCCAGGTTGTCATCTAAAGCTGGCGCCTTTAAGTAAATTCTTGAAGGAAATGGGTATCAATGAGCTGGAGGAAACCGACTTGCTCAAAATCACTCCCTCTGCGATACCTGAAGAAACCAAAGTGATTGCCCTGAAGGTTCAACAGTCACAAAAAGGATAAAGGCATGGCGGTAAAACTCTTAATGACCTGGGATATCCTTCCCGCAAAAGAGCAAGAATATTTCGAGTTCATGGTACGTGAATTCATCCCCAGCATCGAAAAACTCGGACTCGAACCATCCGATGCCTGGTTTACCGTCTATGGTGACCAGCCCCAGATCATGGCTGCCATCCGCAGTTCCACCCTCAGCCGTTTACAACAAGTACTGAACTCCACCGATTGGCAACGCCTGACAGAACAACTGTTGGACTACGTTGAAGAACTCAAATTAAAAGTCGTGGAGGATCGACCGGGTTTCCAATTATAGAAACCCAAGCGATCATGGATTCACCGATTGCCCTTGCAATCCTCGACTGGTATGCCAAAAACGCCCGCTCCCTACCCTGGCGCGGGCGTTCTTCCCCTTATGCCGTTTGGGTCTCCGAAATCATGCTCCAGCAAACCCGGGTGGAAACCGTCATCCCCTACTATGAGCGCTGGATGGAACGCTTCCCCGATCCGCTGAGCCTGGCAAATGCTTCCGAAGAGGAAGTTCTGCGCTACTGGGAAGGCTTAGGATACTATGCCCGCGCCAGAAATTTGCATCGCGCCGCGCGGTTGCTTCAGCAGCAATATCAAGGCGCTTTGCCTCAGGACCTGAAAGCCCTGCGCAGGCTGCCGGGCATCGGTGATTACACCGCTGCAGCAATTGCTTCCATGGCTTTCGGGCAGGACGAACCTACCTTAGACGGCAACATCCGCCGCGTTCTGGCAAGGTTAACTGCCCATCGCATGCCTCTGCGCAACCCGCAGAGCGACCGGGAATTGTTGCAATTTGCTCGGGCTCATCTCCCTTCTGGCAGGGCTGGCGCGTTCAATCAGGCGCTCATGGACCTCGGCGCAATGATTTGCACCCCTCGTCAGCCCCGCTGTGATCTCTGTCCGCTGGCCGCTCACTGTCAGGCTTTCCAATCCGGGCTTCAATCCGAAATCCCTGTAAACACAGCCAAAAAACTCATCCCCCACTACCTGGTCACTGCGGCAGTGATAGCCGAGAACGGCAAGTTTCTCATCACCCAACGCCCTCGCCAGGGCTTGCTGGGTGGAATGTGGGAATTTCCCGGCGGCAAATGTCAGGAGGGCGAGAGCCTGGAAGCCTGCCTGAAGCGCGAAATTCAGGAGGAGCTTGCCCTGGAGATTGAAGTCGGTCAATCCCTTGGGGTCTATCGTCACGCCTACACCCATTACCGCCTGACCCTGTATGCCTACCGCTGTACGATTTGCGGCGGCAATCAACCCGTGCCGATGCAGGGTCAGGCATTTCAATGGGTAGAGCGGCAACAACTGCCTCTCTTTCCAATGGGCAAAATTGACCGCCAGATCGCTCGTCAACTCCTCCAGGAGGAAGTCGAACCATGATCCTGGTGGATGCCCATGAAGACCTGGCATGGAACATGCTGACATTTCAACGCGATTACAGCCGTTCTGCGGCTGAAATTCGCCAATCGGAAGCCGGAAGCGCTATCTGGCAATGGAATGGGGATACCCTCCTGGGGTGGGAAGAATATCAGCGCGGACAGGTCATGCTGATTTTTTCCACGCTGTTCGCCGCACCCGTACGTAAAAAGCTGGGCGACTGGGATACGCAATGTTATACCGACAGTCGCCAGGCGAAAAAGCTCTACCGCGCCCAGGTCGAAGCCTATCTTTCCCTGGTCGAACAAAATCCTCAGAAGTTCACCCTGATACAAACTAGAAACGACCTGCAAAACCTGCAAAACGAATGGCAACAGGCGAAGGATTCCCATCCTGTCGGACTGCTGATGTTGATGGAAGGTGCTGAAGCCATTGAACATCCTGAAGAGGTGGAAACCTGGTGGAATTCAGGCGTTCGCATTCTCGGTCCAGCCTGGGCAGGCAATGCCTTCTGCGGTGGAACGAATGAACCCGGTCGGTTGACAAAGCTGGGTGAGCAACTTTTAGAGAGCATGGCAAATGTCGGTTTTGCTCTTGACCTGAGTCACATGGATGAGCCAGCGGCTCTTCAGGCGCTCGATTTCTATGAAGGAATTGTCATCGCCACCCATGCCAATGCCAAAGCCCTGCTCAGAGGGATCGAAAGCAATCGCCATCTCTCCGATCGCCTCATTCACAGGCTGATCGAGCGCGACGGGGTCATCGGCGTGATCCCATACAATGCCTTCTTGAAAGCAGGCTGGCGTGAGGGTGAACCACGCGAGGAGGTTACCCTGCTCGATCTGGTTGCTCACATTGACCATATCTGTCAATTAGCCGGTGATTCTCAGCATGTGGGTATTGGCAGTGATTTTGATGGCGGTTTTGGCTGGCAATCGGTTCCAGTTGAAATCAACACCATCGCCGACCTGCAAAAAATCGTCCCCCTTCTATCTGAACGCGGCTACGCAACTCAGGACATCACCAACATCTTTCATGGCAACTGGTTGCGCTGTTGCAATCGTTTTTTACCATAGAAAGGGTTCTGTATTCATGACCATGGAGACAAAACAGAGAGTCCGAAATCGTACGAAAAGTGGCTTGTGGGTTCTATTCATTGGATTTTTGCTCTTTTTAATCGGCATTCGACCGGCAATGTTTGGTCTGGATCGCAGTCCGGTAATCGGCTTCGTGCAAATTGCGGTTTTCCTGATCGGGCTGGCTGTAATGTGTGGAGGAGGCTATCTTGTCTTGAATGCCCTTTGGAACGGTAGAGAGAAGAGTATTCTTGCCGATATTGGCTTTCGATTGGTGGCAACCGGGTATCTGATTGCGGCGATGAGCGGCATGGCAGATGTCTTTGGCATCGGCTCACACCGCTTTCCCAAAGTGCCGTACTTTGGCGCGGTGCAGGCAACGGGCGTGATCAGCGGACAACTGCTCATCGTCCTGGGATTTTTGATGACGATACCGCTTCCTTATCGTCATCCAAAGCCGTTGATAAAGCCTAAGAGCTCTCCTTAGAGAGCAAGGCGGATCAGGGTGCGGCTGCCTCCAGCAAGCCCATCACCTGCAACATTTCTTCATTGGTGGCAAACTTAAAATCTTCAACACCCAATTCGGCCGCTTTCGCCCGTTCAGCAGCAGTGAGCAGAGGAAGATGTTCCTGGGTCACAACTGGTTTGGTAAGCTCACCCAGGCGTTCTCTGACCAGGCGCAGGATCTCGTCCGAGTGGGCTTTTGGTTTGACGGTTTGAAGGTATTGCATCACCGCCCGTGCGCAGCGTTCCCCATCCTTACGCGCCACCCCCACCAGACCACTGCTTGCCTCGCGTGACCACCCGGCTACAAACACTCCCTGGATGGACTTGCCCGCTTCGGGGTCATAGGCCTCATAGGAGATTTCATCAACGGGGAATTGCGGGTTGGGGCTTTTGACAAACTCATTCCACTGCACCGGTAACCCAAAATCGTCATCAACCTTATCTCCAATACAGAAAATCACCGTATCCACATAGAGATTGCGCCGGGAACCCAAAAGCTTTGCCCGCGTATCGTCCTTGACCCGCACCAGCGTTGTATCCTCGATCTCTAAGCCCGTTACGTATCCTTTATCTTCACCGAGAATGCGCGTCGGGGCAGCCAGAAAGTCGAAGCGGAAACGGGTGCGCGAAACCGCTGGTACCGCCTTGGGTAAAGCGGCTAAAATGTTTGCTCTTGCCTCATCCGGATCCTGTCCGATCGCCAGCATAATTGGCTTGGCGCGGCGGATCTCCTCATCCAGGGCATCCAAATCCAGATTGGCAATAACGTATTCCATTTCTTTCTTATCGAATTTGACTTCCGCCGGACCGCGCCGCGCAACCGCAATCACTTCATCGACCTTTTTTTCGCGAATACAATAGCGGGCGATATCCATCATGACATTTCCAACCCCAACAATGGCAACCCGCCGCCCGATGAAGATCTCTTTCTGACTATAAGGTGGTAATTTATTGTAATGATAAACAATGTCTTTGGCGTGGTAAACCCCCTTGGGGATCGACTCGCCGGGAATCCCCAACCACTTCGTCCCCTGTGCTCCGGCGGTGACCACAATGGCATCAACCCCCAGTGCCTGTAAGTCATCCAGGGTCAGATCGCCTTTTCTGCCGATAACCACATTGCCA is a window encoding:
- a CDS encoding Protein similar to glutamate synthase [NADPH] small chain, clustered with sulfite reductase codes for the protein MEGQSLEQFTIAVVGAGPAGLFASRQLAESGAKVLLFNRDIKPGGLAEYGIYPDKVKMKEGLRKQFQQILEMPTVHYFGNVVIGRKGDLTLDDLQALGVDAIVVTAGAQGTKWLGIPGESIPKGVYHAKDIVYHYNKLPPYSQKEIFIGRRVAIVGVGNVMMDIARYCIREKKVDEVIAVARRGPAEVKFDKKEMEYVIANLDLDALDEEIRRAKPIMLAIGQDPDEARANILAALPKAVPAVSRTRFRFDFLAAPTRILGEDKGYVTGLEIEDTTLVRVKDDTRAKLLGSRRNLYVDTVIFCIGDKVDDDFGLPVQWNEFVKSPNPQFPVDEISYEAYDPEAGKSIQGVFVAGWSREASSGLVGVARKDGERCARAVMQYLQTVKPKAHSDEILRLVRERLGELTKPVVTQEHLPLLTAAERAKAAELGVEDFKFATNEEMLQVMGLLEAAAP
- a CDS encoding Zn-dependent hydrolases of the metallo-beta-lactamase superfamily yields the protein MEIVWFGLSCFRLTERGMASVVTDPYDHQVVGYEPLKLKADIVTISHEAPGHANFNAVKGRSHVLRGPGEYEIGGVFITGVQTNGQGKRDPNEPRNTLYVFDYNGVTVAHLGDIRRVPSQTEVEALGNVNIALVPVGGGGGLSAAKAAEIVSLLEPGIVIPMHYHTPGCHLKLAPLSKFLKEMGINELEETDLLKITPSAIPEETKVIALKVQQSQKG
- a CDS encoding A/G-specific adenine glycosylase, which translates into the protein MDSPIALAILDWYAKNARSLPWRGRSSPYAVWVSEIMLQQTRVETVIPYYERWMERFPDPLSLANASEEEVLRYWEGLGYYARARNLHRAARLLQQQYQGALPQDLKALRRLPGIGDYTAAAIASMAFGQDEPTLDGNIRRVLARLTAHRMPLRNPQSDRELLQFARAHLPSGRAGAFNQALMDLGAMICTPRQPRCDLCPLAAHCQAFQSGLQSEIPVNTAKKLIPHYLVTAAVIAENGKFLITQRPRQGLLGGMWEFPGGKCQEGESLEACLKREIQEELALEIEVGQSLGVYRHAYTHYRLTLYAYRCTICGGNQPVPMQGQAFQWVERQQLPLFPMGKIDRQIARQLLQEEVEP
- a CDS encoding Membrane dipeptidase — protein: MILVDAHEDLAWNMLTFQRDYSRSAAEIRQSEAGSAIWQWNGDTLLGWEEYQRGQVMLIFSTLFAAPVRKKLGDWDTQCYTDSRQAKKLYRAQVEAYLSLVEQNPQKFTLIQTRNDLQNLQNEWQQAKDSHPVGLLMLMEGAEAIEHPEEVETWWNSGVRILGPAWAGNAFCGGTNEPGRLTKLGEQLLESMANVGFALDLSHMDEPAALQALDFYEGIVIATHANAKALLRGIESNRHLSDRLIHRLIERDGVIGVIPYNAFLKAGWREGEPREEVTLLDLVAHIDHICQLAGDSQHVGIGSDFDGGFGWQSVPVEINTIADLQKIVPLLSERGYATQDITNIFHGNWLRCCNRFLP